Proteins from a genomic interval of Schistosoma mansoni strain Puerto Rico chromosome 2, complete genome:
- a CDS encoding putative adp-ribosylglycohydrolase, translating to MDYLSFCRGVLIGGLMGDCYGFLYEGKPAVKFSTPLELLQRSINGLETKQLMYSDDTQMSLAILRSLRARNSLDAEHLAKEFTTDYFENGSHRCYGGSIGRTFYSLKMVNYKDPYAHAADLFNGTGSYGNGGAMRIAPAALYGLQYSKRDFEKIIIDVTRLTHTHPLAICGALMQAYAIQMIFSLIHDHIQLDYVTFIDNLLEKLEKTEYFVNFKQPNWLEALDAYKEKLQIVKYLLIDDKQPSVTNIVDRLGNNLKAINSVPTALYVFLRSLKPIDGIEFDSPPLRSIVLSIGLGGDTDTIGCMATALAGGYIGIPNDINSTILRNIITLCESYEEIEEYASWLSNRLQIR from the exons ATGGATTACTTGTCTTTCTGCCGTGGTGTATTGATTGGGGGCTTGATGGGAGATTGTTATGGATTCTTGTACGAGGGCAAACCAGCAGTAAAGTTCAGCACTCCTTTGGAACTGCTGCAAAGGTCAATCAATGGCC TTGAAACTAAACAGTTGATGTACAGCGATGATACACAAATGAGTCTTGCGATTCTCCGGTCGTTAAGGGCTAGGAATAGCCTCGATGCAGAACATTTGGCCAAAGA GTTCACTACTGACTACTTTGAAAATGGATCACATAGGTGCTATGGTGGTTCTATTGGACGCACCTTTTACTCACTTAAGATGGTGAACTATAAAGATCCCTATGCTCATGCTGCTGATTTATTTAATGGGACAGGATCATATGGTAACGGTGGAGCTATGAGAATCGCACCTGCAGCGCTATATGGATTACAATATTCTAAACGTGATTTTGAA AAAATAATTATCGATGTTACTCGGTTAACTCATACCCATCCACTGGCTATATGTGGAGCACTTATGCAAGCATATGCTATACAAATGATTTTCTCTTTAATACATGATCATATACAACTGGATTATGTAACCTTCATCGATAACTTATTAGAAAAACTAGAGAAAAcagaatattttgtaaattttaaaCAACCCAATTGGTTAGAAGCACTTGATGCTTATAAAGAAAAATTACAAATAGTTAAATATCTCTTGATAGACGATAAACAACCATCAGTTACAAATATTGTCGATCGATTGG GTAATAATTTAAAAGCCATCAACTCTGTTCCAACTGCATTATATGTATTTCTGCGTAGTTTAAAACCTATAGACGGAATCGAATTTGAT TCACCTCCTCTACGTTCTATCGTCTTATCGATTGGATTAGGTGGTGACACTGATACCATTGGTTGTATGGCTACTGCATTAGCTGGTGGATATATTGGCATTCCAAATGACATTAATTCAACTATACTAAGAAACATTATTACACTTTGTGAAAGTTATGAAGAAATTGAAGAATATGCTAGTTGGTTAAGTAACAGGCTACAAATCAGATGA